The following coding sequences lie in one Euhalothece natronophila Z-M001 genomic window:
- a CDS encoding type II toxin-antitoxin system PemK/MazF family toxin, whose amino-acid sequence MSEQVLQGEVYLFKAVSSSGESKKRPWVIVSENIRNQYSSTVLAVPFTSEANRVPPTRVRVPKGEGGLAVDSIAMCDRITTLKKTLLARGPYGGVIASDYLFQIQEAVLIALGRYK is encoded by the coding sequence ATGAGTGAACAGGTTTTACAGGGAGAGGTTTATCTGTTCAAAGCAGTTTCTAGCAGTGGGGAGAGCAAAAAACGCCCTTGGGTGATTGTCTCTGAAAATATCCGCAATCAGTACAGCAGTACCGTGTTAGCAGTTCCTTTCACATCTGAGGCAAACAGAGTTCCACCGACCCGCGTACGAGTCCCGAAGGGAGAAGGAGGGTTAGCGGTGGATTCTATCGCTATGTGTGACCGCATTACGACGTTAAAGAAAACTTTATTGGCGCGGGGTCCCTATGGTGGGGTGATTGCTTCTGATTACTTGTTTCAGATTCAAGAGGCGGTGCTGATTGCTTTGGGACGATATAAATAG